The Pseudomonas extremaustralis genome contains a region encoding:
- the rne gene encoding ribonuclease E, with amino-acid sequence MLINATQPEELRVALVDGQRLYDLDIESGAREQKKANIYKGRITRIEPSLEAAFVDFGSERHGFLPLKEISREYFKKAPEGRVNIKDVLSEGQEVIVQVEKEERGNKGAALTTFISLAGRYLVLMPNNPRAGGISRRIEGEERNELREALNGLVAPADMGLIVRTAGLGRSSEEMQWDLDYLLQLWTAIKEASLDRSAPFLIYQESNVIIRAIRDYLRQDIGEVLIDSVEAQDEALTFIRQVMPQYASKIKLYEDSVPLFNRFQIESQIETAFQRVVELPSGGSIVIDPTEALVSIDINSARATKGSDIEETALQTNLEAAEEIARQLRLRDIGGLIVIDFIDMTPAKNQRAVEEKVRECLEADRARVQVGRISRFGLLEMSRQRLRPSLGESSGIVCPRCNGTGIIRDVESLSLAILRLIEEEALKDRTAEVRAQVPIPVAAFLLNEKRNSITKIELRTRARIVILPNDHLETPHFEVQRLRDDSPEAHSGQSSYEIAAAAAEVEEVQPAAATRTLVRQEAAVKTAPARANAPMPVEVAAPVAPPAAMPEPSLFKGLVKSLVSLFASKEEPAAPVVVEKPVTERPARNEERRNGRQQSRNRNGRRDEERKPREERAPREERAPREERAPREAREETPTTVAREERAPREERAPRPPRAPREDRKPRGEREERVRELREPLDAAPAAATGAVAAVATTEERPARPPREERQPRAPREERQPRTEQAAAASEEEVLTGEEQLQEDGQDNAEGDRPRRRSRGQRRRSNRRERQRDANGNVIEGSEESGENAEAATSEPTGTELAAGLAVTAAVASSVISAPAEAQAHEQAERATAAVEETAAVQAPAVETPAVEAPVVEATTPIEAPVVPEVEVAPVREAEPEVEVAAVEPAPVVEAVVHAPVVEEAAPAVREVREEQTAFQWTAEPAAPVEAPAPAPVVEEAPAPVAEVVEAAPVVVAEPAPVVEAPVVAEVAAPVVEAAPASALTENGRAPNDPREVRRRRKEAEAAAAAAAQAPAPVEHTASIVDATPGSVEDVAEHTPKALEAEHEPKPLA; translated from the coding sequence AAAGAAGAACGTGGCAACAAGGGCGCGGCCCTCACCACCTTCATCAGCCTGGCCGGCCGTTACCTGGTCCTGATGCCCAACAACCCACGTGCCGGCGGCATTTCCCGTCGCATCGAAGGCGAAGAGCGCAACGAACTGCGTGAAGCGCTGAACGGTTTGGTCGCTCCGGCCGACATGGGCCTGATCGTTCGCACTGCCGGCCTTGGCCGCAGCAGCGAAGAAATGCAGTGGGACCTCGACTACCTGCTGCAACTGTGGACCGCCATCAAAGAAGCGTCCCTGGATCGTTCCGCGCCGTTCCTGATCTATCAGGAAAGCAACGTGATCATCCGCGCCATCCGCGATTACCTGCGCCAGGACATCGGTGAAGTGCTGATCGACAGCGTTGAAGCCCAGGACGAAGCCCTGACCTTCATCCGCCAGGTGATGCCGCAGTACGCCAGCAAGATCAAGCTGTACGAAGACAGCGTTCCGCTGTTCAACCGTTTCCAGATCGAAAGCCAGATCGAGACCGCCTTCCAGCGCGTGGTCGAACTGCCTTCCGGCGGCTCCATCGTGATCGACCCGACCGAAGCCCTGGTGTCCATCGACATCAACTCGGCGCGCGCCACGAAAGGTAGCGACATCGAAGAAACCGCCCTGCAGACCAACCTGGAAGCGGCTGAGGAAATCGCCCGCCAGCTGCGCCTGCGTGATATCGGCGGCCTGATCGTGATCGACTTCATCGACATGACCCCAGCCAAGAACCAGCGCGCCGTGGAAGAAAAAGTCCGCGAATGCCTCGAAGCCGACCGTGCCCGTGTGCAGGTTGGCCGCATCTCGCGCTTCGGCCTGCTGGAAATGTCCCGTCAGCGCCTGCGTCCTTCCCTGGGCGAGAGCAGCGGCATCGTCTGCCCGCGTTGCAACGGCACCGGCATTATCCGTGACGTTGAATCGTTGTCCCTGGCGATCCTGCGCCTGATCGAAGAAGAAGCCCTGAAAGACCGCACCGCCGAAGTCCGCGCGCAAGTGCCGATTCCGGTCGCCGCCTTCCTGCTCAACGAAAAACGCAACTCGATCACCAAGATCGAACTGCGCACCCGTGCCCGTATCGTCATCCTGCCGAACGATCACCTGGAAACACCGCACTTCGAAGTACAACGCCTGCGCGATGACAGCCCGGAAGCCCACAGCGGCCAGTCCAGCTACGAAATCGCCGCGGCCGCGGCCGAAGTGGAAGAAGTCCAGCCAGCCGCCGCGACCCGTACCCTGGTTCGCCAGGAAGCGGCCGTGAAGACCGCACCGGCCCGCGCCAACGCACCGATGCCGGTTGAAGTCGCAGCGCCAGTAGCCCCACCGGCCGCAATGCCGGAGCCAAGCCTGTTCAAGGGCCTGGTGAAGTCGCTGGTCAGCCTGTTCGCCAGCAAGGAAGAGCCTGCGGCACCGGTTGTGGTCGAAAAACCGGTCACCGAGCGTCCGGCGCGTAACGAAGAGCGTCGCAACGGTCGTCAGCAGAGCCGTAACCGCAACGGTCGCCGTGACGAAGAGCGCAAACCACGCGAAGAACGTGCACCGCGTGAAGAGCGCGCACCCCGTGAAGAGCGTGCGCCTCGCGAAGCCCGTGAAGAGACCCCGACGACCGTAGCCCGCGAAGAACGCGCACCGCGCGAAGAGCGGGCACCACGCCCACCACGTGCTCCGCGCGAAGATCGCAAGCCCCGTGGCGAGCGTGAAGAACGTGTGCGTGAACTGCGCGAACCACTGGATGCCGCGCCAGCCGCTGCCACCGGTGCCGTCGCTGCCGTTGCCACCACTGAAGAACGCCCGGCTCGCCCGCCGCGCGAAGAACGCCAGCCACGCGCACCGCGTGAAGAGCGTCAACCGCGTACCGAGCAGGCCGCTGCCGCCAGCGAAGAAGAAGTGCTGACTGGCGAAGAGCAACTGCAGGAAGACGGCCAGGACAACGCCGAAGGCGATCGTCCACGCCGCCGCTCCCGTGGCCAGCGTCGTCGCAGCAACCGTCGCGAGCGTCAACGCGATGCCAATGGCAATGTGATCGAAGGCTCGGAAGAGTCCGGCGAGAACGCAGAAGCCGCTACCAGCGAGCCAACCGGCACCGAACTGGCTGCCGGCCTGGCCGTTACCGCAGCCGTTGCCAGCTCGGTCATCAGCGCGCCAGCTGAAGCCCAGGCCCACGAGCAGGCTGAACGCGCCACTGCCGCTGTCGAAGAAACCGCTGCCGTACAAGCACCGGCTGTTGAAACCCCAGCAGTTGAAGCGCCGGTGGTGGAAGCCACGACCCCAATCGAAGCCCCAGTGGTTCCTGAAGTGGAAGTGGCACCGGTTCGCGAGGCCGAACCTGAAGTCGAAGTGGCTGCCGTTGAGCCCGCGCCAGTGGTTGAAGCCGTGGTGCATGCACCGGTCGTAGAAGAGGCCGCCCCGGCAGTGCGTGAAGTTCGCGAAGAACAGACCGCCTTCCAGTGGACTGCCGAACCGGCCGCTCCGGTTGAAGCACCAGCGCCTGCCCCTGTGGTAGAAGAAGCGCCAGCACCGGTGGCCGAAGTGGTTGAAGCCGCTCCGGTCGTGGTAGCAGAACCTGCACCCGTGGTTGAAGCGCCAGTGGTTGCCGAAGTCGCCGCTCCGGTGGTTGAAGCAGCGCCCGCCAGCGCCCTGACCGAAAATGGTCGTGCACCGAACGATCCACGTGAAGTGCGTCGTCGCCGCAAGGAAGCCGAGGCCGCCGCCGCTGCTGCGGCACAAGCACCAGCCCCGGTTGAGCATACTGCCTCCATCGTTGACGCGACCCCAGGTTCCGTTGAAGACGTGGCAGAGCACACCCCAAAGGCCCTGGAAGCAGAGCACGAGCCTAAACCCCTCGCCTGA